In the genome of Candida dubliniensis CD36 chromosome 3, complete sequence, the window TTCTAGGAATTGAACCTAAAACTAATCTTTCAGTATAATTCACAATTGGTGGTATAAATTTACCTTTAATCAGagtttttttcaacatttctAATTTTGCTTCATGCATTGATGTAagtaaaatttttttacctaaaaataattccaaatccaataaataaggtaattctttttcattaattattgaatatgCCCAACCTTTATTACCAGCTCTTGCAGTTCTACCAACTCTatgaatgaaaattttcGATGATGCTGGTAATGTGAAATTTATTACATTGGCCAAAACAGGAATATCAATACCTCTAGCAGCAACATCAGTGACTACCAATATATTAGTTAATCCTATTCtaaattgatataattgattttttctgGCATGTTGATCTAAAGTACCATAAATGTAAGAAACCAAATATCCGGCATCTCTAAGCAATTTAGTAACGTATTCAACATGATGTTTGGTTGGTACAAATATAATAGTAGAATGTGGTGATGGTAATTGATTAGCTGGAGGTAATCTTTCCTTTTTAAATTTGTATCTTTTTTTACCCTTTTTCCGTTCAccattttcattgttgttgttgtcatcatcatcatctgaatcatcatcagaatcaacttttcttttatccatatcttttaatttttgaatttgttcTTGAGTACCTAATGGCATTTTGATAACTTCTtgtaaaatatataataaatttgctTCACGTTCATTTTTCTTAGTAGTAAAATATGCCATTTGTAATTGATctgatatttttgattcagAATCCAATCTAACTAAAACTGGATTGGTTAATCCTGCTTTGGCAAAATCTACTAATGATCTTGGTAAAGTAGCggaaaacaataatgattgaCGATTACTTGGTAATgatatcaataattcatttaattgttCAGCAAATCccatttcaaataatcTATCTGCTTCATCAAATACAATATATTGAATTGTCATTAAATCATATTGCATTTCTACTTTTAAATGTAAAAATCTTCCTGGAGTACAAACAATTATATCTGGTTTTGTCatcattttggaaaaatcttcttctaatgAATCCCCaccaattaaaacaattgattgtaAATTAGTTCCATGACTAAATTCTTTTACTTGTTTATAAGTTTGTAATGCCAATTCTCTTGATGGAGATAAGATTACCGCTCTAACACCACCAAGTTGACGCAGTTTTAATCTTTCTATTAAAGGTAATACAAATGCTGCAGTCTTACCAGAACCAGTACGTGCCATACCAACAACATCTCTTCCTTCCATAATAAGTGGGATTGTTTTCCTTTGAATTGGAGTTGGTTGTTTATACCCTTTTTTAGCAATATTTGTCAATATAAATTTTGTCAAACCAAATGAGGCAAATGAACCTGCTTTAGCCTTTTTAGCAGTAggattattgttgataaaataaCTATTAATATgagaatcatcatcatcatcatcatcatcatcatcattgttATTTTCGTTGTCAGAAAGTTCTAAAGATGGGAAAGCTTGTGGATTTGGTttagatttcttttttggtggtggtgaagattctttttcatcatcatcatcatcatcatccagAGATATTATTTCGTCTTGGAAaccttcatcttcattagaAGAACTATCAGAataatcatcttcatctttcaATGCAAGTGATCCTGCAATATCATAAGTTTCATCGTCTGACATTGTTTGGAATTGTGATAGTAATTGTATCTCATCTCAGATAATCTgtaagttttttttttttttttttaagaaaacaatttcaacCTCATCTGAGGAAGATGAAGCGagaaccagaaccagaaccagaaccagaaaaaaaaaaaaaaaaaaaaaatgaattcaaatttaaagtcgcaaaattttgaaatgtCGTCAAATGTTAATAAAGTTGGACATTATGTGTCAAGAAGTTTTACTAGTAGTTTCgtaaattgataaatattcaaGCCTTTGTGAGAGCGTCTTAAGAATGATCgattaaaattataaataaataaataaataaataaataataataaaaaaaaagaagctCTTTAGAAAGGTTTTATTCTGCAAAcaggaaaaggaaaaaaaaactcgactttcaaatttgatCGTTGCACAGACTGTGTTTGCCACTCAAATAGATGTACTTTTTGCCGTAAATAGTGTCTATACAGCCTACAAGTACcagaattcaaataatactTCAGTTGTAATTAGTAACAGCAGCCACTCTATTATTTCTAAATAATTTCAGCACATGTAATACCACATTTACatttattaccattattcCGCGGCATATATGTATTATTCAATCAAACCCAAAACCACAatcaaaccaaaaccaataaaaaccttcaagaaaataataatttattgcATATGTTGAGTGTAATAATCTTTCTCAGTTCTAGAATTGAATCATAACGATTTCTTTCCCGAGGTGTTTAGTGTAATATGTACTTGTTTAGTAATAACATTAGGTGCACTGGTTCTTGCGTGCTTGCATGTGCTTATTAAACCTAAACCTAAACCTGAAAGTGAATCGTGATAATTAcaccacttttttttttttattcagTTATCCAAAtaccagaagaagaaaactgcaaaaaaaaaaattgtgaAATAGCCAAGgcattgattgattgattgatgtGTCTTGCGTGAATACGTAGTATCCCGTAGTTACTATTGCAGAAGGCTTGCAGATACAtcctaaaaaaaaaaaaaaaaaaaaaaaaaaataaagaagatAACGACGACGCCtgagtattattattattattcctGATTTTACAGGTTGTTCAAATATAGTAATGAAAGGTAAGCACGCCTGAACTTATTACAGTAAGGTTTTTTTGTACCACCCATGGCCAAGTTGTTAATAAATGGGGGAAATAATAGtcctaaaaaaaagaagaaaaagaaaaagaaaaagaaaaacgGGAATTTGGTTTGTATcagaatgaatgaatgaaacCAAACGGGTttacaattgataatcCATAAATGCAAATTTAATGATGTCATCCATGaaaggggaaaaaaaaaaaaaaaaaatgtgtcaattttgttgttgttgttgttgttgttgttgttactaGTCGTGCTTAAGagtaaaaaaaacaattataattcaatattattattattattattattattacatgTTCTATTAATAGGATAAGATAGGATAGGAATTGTTGGGATTTTCACAGATTAAAAGGAAAGAAGTATAGAAGGTTAATCAagaaggaaagaaagatatAGGGGTGGGGTGGGGGGGAATTactataaaaaaaaaaaaaaagaaagatgaAACAACGCAAAATTAGAATAAATTTAACTgcgcaaaaaaaaagcgCAAGCAAACTTCCAATATTGTGTTGACAACAGAGGAATAATTTTACAAtccaaacaaacaaacaaacaaacaaataacaaacaaataactaacaaataattcaaatttcaatGTAAGATTTCTTTAATTCTAAAGAAtctcatcaacaacaatactaGCATTTCCgaatatttgaattattggaaaCTAAATATGATTGttatgaaacaaaaaaaattaggaATTTCCCATGTGGTGCATATAAGTACTCTAATAACaaaactactactactactactactactactactactttaGTTGTTTCACGGCAAACTAAAAAACCCACTTTTaaggaaacaaaaaaaaaaaacaataataataataataataataataatttgaaattagaataaaactaaacaaGGTCACATAATTCGTTTAATGTTGACGAATTTAGGcaaatgaatttaaatctTGGCATctgaatttattaatctATTACCTGAACTCCTGAACTCCTGTTTAAATATAATAGTCAAAATGTTAACATAAGTAAATGTTGATAGCGTGTgtgagtgagtgagtgTGTGAGtgagtgtgtgtgttttttttttttttttgcaaccgtacaataaaaaataatcagcattatccaataaaacaacaacaataacaacaaagcTGCAAACTCTTTGTGTATTGATTCTTTTGACTTGGCTTAATTTTTTGGCGAGAGAATAAAATCGTCGATCACGTCAATAATTGGGGATATCtccaataattataataataatatattaacTCTTTAAGCgttactattattattattattattattattattattcttcaTCTGTAggcctttttttttttttttttttttttttttttaacattTTTGCCAGAATTAGATAATACAGAAACTAAATTTTATTAGACTTAAAAACTTGTATGTATATGCATGATTTCGCCTTGTAtgaaaaaacaatagaAGAAGTACACAAAATCAAGTTATAGACatcagaagaagaagcagaAGCAGAAGTAGAAGCTGAAGAAGCAGAAGaagcagaagaagaagaagagcTTATATATGTagaagttttttttttttttttttttctttgtgtGTACTAGAGTAAAAAATCAACCACCAtattatatcaatatttttatacTTAATATTGGGCTAATTGGtaaattattgttaattaCAATCTTTCGATAGGATAGATagacaaacaaacaaacaaatagactctttttttttttttttttgactttgattattacaatttctaaaataaaaaaaaaaaaatttttagaATCGATTTAAACGAATTGTCATTTTTGGAAGAATTAAGAAGCCAAAACGCCAAAACGAAACAAAAATTAGATTCATtgaaaatcttttttttttttattttttttttgattataCACGCACAGGGGGGAGGTATTGAGTCCATTTCTATCCACCTCCCCCCTCCCCTCCCCTCCCCCTCCCCCACCCCCCGCCCGCCCCCttaaaatgatttaaataatctttTGTATTTCCATTTTCCATTTTCCATTTTCCATTTTCCATTTCCTTGTCTTATTCTTTTGTACATTAATGTAATTGAAGCACTGTATTGGCAAAAAAGATTTACTACATTTTCCCCAGTAATGTATTGTTCAcagaaaaaacaaaaaaaaaaaaaacaatttcttgtattaatgaatttatagttatgattttaattattattcttcatatatatttaaaatttctttaaacTAATTTGATTCTGGGACTAAATTCCATAATGACATTAAGAGATAATCCagtatattattattcaaatgtAAATGCAAATGCAAATGCAAATGCAAatgggtttttttttttgtagatCAAGTGtgatttggttttggttcCATTTCggacttttttttaaaaaaaaaattgtaacAACTTCTGTTAAATATacaataatattgaaatcaatttgtcctacgtatatatatatatatatatatatgtttttGTACACTTTGTAGTGATAATGCTTATTTTAAGCCTTTTGTACAGATACATATGGTTACTACCACTAATATCTAGTTTCGAATATGACACGTTGTCCTTGTGATTATGTTACATCAAAGAACCaacaatgatgatgatgatgatgaattaaattgaaactattctttttattccacacacacaaaaaaaaagctagGTTGACTTGAAGTTTAGATTTGACCAATACATGGGTTTTCCTTAGGAAATTGGTTCAAAGTTTGcaaaaaacaaagcaaaGCAAAGCCAAACAGATTATGACTCTGTGATTATTgtattattcttattattattattattattattatcttcaaCCAATGAAACCAACAAATGTCATAACTCCACAATGCCACCACACACAAGCAACTTTCAAATAATAGAAAGTGGGAATAAGTTTAAAGTTTAAAGTTTCGTTAAGAAcataaattttaaaaatgaatttctTAAATCAATAACGGTTATTTTATACTTTTATTTAGtagtttcaaaaaaaaaaaaaaaaggttgACTGGGAAAAGAGTGATGGGGGGGTAAACTTAAAACTTAAATCAAGTTCTATATATCATTTTGTCTTtaaaatgattattattctttttctcttggAAATAATTAGTtttgtgtttgtttgtgtgtgtatgtgtaagtatgtatgtatatatgtattTATGTGAATAGACGTTTCATCTTACCAAGGTAACTACTACTTATGCTTATGGATCATACATTTGATAGTCAAAGACCCACCCAGAAAATAATGGTGAACAACAAACAGTAACAGTAACAGTAACGGTAACAGTAACAGTAGCAAACGCATTTCAGTCTATAATTGTAAATcacaattgttgttgcaaaataaaaattacattgtccatttttttttttgttttttgtttttgttttcccCCTACTCTCTTCTcctaacaataataacaaattgaGTTTTCTCTGGTTTTAGTAACACAGAATTAGAAATTTTAgatattatttgaatatttgaatatttgaatattatttgaattcaaaatatttctcCGCTTTTTTTCCGTTATTCCCCCCccttcaattttttaatattatgGGTACAATTCTTAATTTAAAAGTGTACACCAGACATGGTTATCTCAAGGGctagtaaaaaaaaaaaaaatgcaaatTAAATTCCTTCTATTTCTATTTGAAGGAATGCATGAATTCCGTTGAAAATACCGTATATGTAccaaatgataaatttttaatcaaatctCATTTTAAGCCATATTCATGTCAAATGGGGGGAATCAACCACTAACCACTAACCACTAACCACTAACCAAAAAGCCTAATacatgttgttgtttgggGTGTTGTCTGTtcctctctctctctcaaaaaaaaaaaaaaacttagaaagaaagaaagaaactctgatttttgtttgttctGAATAagaaacttttttttttttttaagtaGTACAACGTAAGCCAAggaattttaaaaatttagaCGAAACTTTATATATTCCAATAGTCTATAGCCTATTGGAAATCATTGTAAGCGTAAAAGTGAGCgaaaattaatttgaaGGAAATAAGGCCattttaacaacaacaacaacaacaacgacaagGACGACGACAAGGACGacatttttattcttttctgataccaacaacaacaaaaaaaaaaaaacttgtACTTGTGtgtattaataataaagtaTTAGTGATGGCTGAcaaaacaatacaatacaaaacaaaacaaattagTAAACGATGATCTTAATGAAActttaaatttatattcCCATGTTCAAGTTTTTTAAACTATTAGGATAATAAAGataccaacaacaaaaaaagtttttttgGGATGACAATGATGTTACCATCCATCCTGGcatccatccatccatccatccatcCCATGTTTATGTAACAGTAGTTATAGTAAGTAAATTTCAAGTATAATAACCTATACAATATTTAGTTCTTaccaaacaaataaattagagttacaaaaagaaaaacttgttcttgttcttgttcttcttgttcttcaaGGGAcgataaaaacaaaaatggtcttttcaacaacaacattttaATAGTCAGTTTGTgtcttttaaaaaaaaaaagaaaaaaaaaaagcaagcTCCCATGTTACAGGATTCTTTTACCTATcgttaaaaaaaaaaaaaaagtataaacCAGAAAATTTCAGACGAGTTGGATTCGCCACATTGTTATAGTTGTTCCTGCTCCTGTTCCTGTTCATGTTCATGTTCCTGCtcctgttgttgttgttgtatttgttgttgtcttAGTCGAGTCGAGTccattttttcttctcgCCTAAAATGAATAAGACGAATTGTTCTATTGTTTGTGcctgaaaaaaaaaaaaaaaaaaaaaaatttgaaacaataGATTAAGCCCCCCTCCCACCCACCTCCcccaatttcaaataaaaaaaaaaagaaaacaaagtGTTATATAACTTCAATCGAGCAAACGTATGTTTTATAGTTTATATTAGTTACACTTAGTAAATGTAGTACTACTAGTACTTGAAAtttcataaaaaaaaaatttagttCTTAAAAGAAGGAATTAAATTAATCATGGACGGGGAgagggggaggggggggcGGAAGAAAGAactaattattattattactattactattattattatggtTTCGTAAATGCACATTGGTCCCGCTAAAGTTTTTAATCATCTGCAAGTTTGCTTTCGTCACTAATACTCTTTagttttcttgttgattgattgattgatcgATTGATTAATCGATGCGGTGGTGATGATGGAgagtagtagtggtggtggttaactataataatattatgCATGCATCTCTAAAACATTCTAATCTAAAACAATCTCTAAATTTATGTAAATCATTCTGTACCCCTAAGTTAAACGTCAATGTCGTTCTGGACCTTGTCGTGGGCCTTGTCGTCATCTATACATACACATTTTATTGTCCAACaaagacaaagaaaagTATTTGATTGTGATTGTTCTTTCATCGTCTCTACCTCATACCACCAGcctttattattattattattattattattattattattatttttaatgatgatgatgatgatgatgatgat includes:
- a CDS encoding ATP-dependent RNA helicase, putative (Similar to S. cerevisiae DBP10) produces the protein MSDDETYDIAGSLALKDEDDYSDSSSNEDEGFQDEIISSDDDDDDDEKESSPPPKKKSKPNPQAFPSLELSDNENNNDDDDDDDDDDSHINSYFINNNPTAKKAKAGSFASFGLTKFILTNIAKKGYKQPTPIQRKTIPLIMEGRDVVGMARTGSGKTAAFVLPLIERLKSRQLGGVRAVILSPSRELALQTYKQVKEFSHGTNLQSIVLIGGDSLEEDFSKMMTKPDIIVCTPGRFLHLKVEMQYDLMTIQYIVFDEADRLFEMGFAEQLNELLISLPSNRQSLLFSATLPRSLVDFAKAGLTNPVLVRLDSESKISDQLQMAYFTTKKNEREANLLYILQEVIKMPLGTQEQIQKLKDMDKRKVDSDDDSDDDDDNNNNENGERKKGKKRYKFKKERLPPANQLPSPHSTIIFVPTKHHVEYVTKLLRDAGYLVSYIYGTLDQHARKNQLYQFRIGLTNILVVTDVAARGIDIPVLANVINFTLPASSKIFIHRVGRTARAGNKGWAYSIINEKELPYLLDLELFLGKKILLTSMHEAKLEMLKKTSIKGKFIPPIVNYTERLVLGSIPRIDLEIFQELYENLLRNNYEIKVLKDVAIKGEKLYHRTRQPASQESLKRSKEIIDNSWDDQHLLFGENLEKQKHEFLIKLQDRNFKQTVFELKGNDEKLVEFMNKRRRQLAPIQRKAKERKELLAKERLAGLTHGIEDEILRADGENGYGVDEDELQKTFEDIDKKKKKSFRDPQFFLNHYAPASIIQDQQLSLNSSFANEAQQATFDLDNDDNNKLQTNKQIMKWDKKKSKYINSKSTDKKYIISENGTKIPASFRSGKFDEWKKQRNLKSTSIIEKNNSNNSNNKRFKHNQQKAPKLPDKFRDDYHKQKKKIEKAIESGINVKGFYKPQQEIKSTEQIRKDRLLKEKRRAKNARPSKKRK